The following are encoded in a window of Roseimaritima ulvae genomic DNA:
- a CDS encoding four helix bundle suffix domain-containing protein, producing MTKATEKTKGTQGFIPKHGGYRRLWSYQKSEIVYDATVFFCNRFLVKRDRTYDQMIQAARSGKQNIAEGSQASGTSKEFEIKLTSVARASLEELLIDYQDFLRVRGIDEWRSGHPYAERLRELNQTKNATYTTFQKGIEHPDPAICGNVIIGLIRVTNYLLDRQIQRLEQDFVAQGGLRERMTQARLKVRRRDRKD from the coding sequence ATGACGAAAGCGACAGAAAAGACCAAAGGGACTCAAGGTTTTATTCCTAAGCACGGTGGTTACCGGCGACTGTGGTCGTATCAAAAGTCAGAGATTGTTTACGACGCTACTGTGTTTTTCTGTAATCGATTTTTGGTCAAGCGGGATCGCACTTACGACCAAATGATCCAGGCGGCTCGGTCCGGAAAGCAGAACATTGCCGAAGGCTCCCAGGCCTCCGGCACTTCCAAAGAATTCGAAATCAAACTCACCAGCGTGGCTCGCGCCAGCCTGGAAGAATTATTGATTGACTATCAGGATTTCTTACGCGTGCGTGGTATCGACGAATGGCGCTCAGGCCATCCTTACGCTGAGCGTCTACGCGAACTGAATCAAACCAAAAACGCCACCTACACGACCTTTCAGAAAGGGATCGAGCATCCCGATCCAGCGATCTGTGGCAACGTGATTATCGGTTTAATCCGAGTCACCAACTATCTGCTGGATCGACAGATCCAGCGGTTGGAGCAAGATTTTGTAGCGCAAGGAGGATTGCGCGAAAGGATGACGCAGGCCCGATTGAAGGTGCGTAGAAGGGACAGAAAGGACTGA